A region of the Helicobacteraceae bacterium genome:
TCGCTTTTTACGCCGTAGCGTTCGATCAGATCGTTTTTTACCGCTTTGCTCGCGGCGATAACGCGCTTGGCTCTTTTAATCCAAGCGATCTTTTCGCCTATTTCGCAAACGGCGTTTATAAAGCCCGCGCCTTTTAACTGCGACGAGGCGCAAGGCGTTTCGCCGTAGCTAACGAGCAGATCGACTTTGAAACGGCTTTGCAACGCCTTAAACGTGGCTCGCTGGTGGAGATACGCCAACAAGCCGCTTTTTGCCGATAAGATCGTCTCTATCGGCGCCTTGGCGGCTTTGACCTCTCGCGCGATCGGCGAGTTTGCCGCCAGCGCGATCCTTACGTCGTGTCCGTCTTGCCGCAACGCGACGGCTACGTTTAGCGCGTGCCATACCGCGTCGTTATACTCGCGCTCAAAAAGCGCAAACAGAATGTTCATAAACCCTTTGCCAAAAACAGGAATTTTTTAAGCGCCTTAGCGGCTTTTTTATCGATTCGATATTCTAGCCTATTTAGATAAGCGCTAATCTCATCGACGGCTATTTCGCTCTTTTTAGCGCGATCTTGCAGGATAAATTGCGGAACGCGCCGCGTCATTCGGCGGAAAAACTGCTTTTCGATCCGCTTGATCAGGCGATCGCCCTTTGTGTAGCATAGCCTTGCGAACACAAACGGCGATTTGTGTCGTTTCTGCCACTCCAACGCCAGATCGATCGCCTTCGCGCCGCCTACAAAGAGCTTTAGCGCCTTGTCGCCGATCGCCACGCGCCCTTTAAGACCGAGCAGTTTAGCCAGCGCGTTGGAAGTTTCCGACTCCTCGTCGGCTCTAAAATCGCCCTCCAGCACAAGCACGCTTGTAACTTCGTTGTGCGCGATAAGACCGATATTCGCGCCCTTTTGCTTGCGGCTGCGGATACTAGAGATTATCCCCGCGTCGATCGCGCGCCGCTTATATAGGCGGTTAATCGCGCTTGGAGGTCCTTTTTTGAAGTTGCTCATCTGCAGAAGCCGCGGGTGATAGCGTTTCAAAAAAACGTAAAACGGCAGTAGATTAAGGTAGTCGATTCGTCCGAAAATCATCGTGTTCTTTTAGCATAAAAATCATTTTTGAAGCTCTCCCACTCGCTCTTTAGGATCGCCTCGCGCGCGCGGCGCATAAGGTTCAGGTAGTAGCGCAGATTGTGGAGCGTGGCTAGGCGGTAGTAGGTAAGCTCGCCCGATCTAAACAGGTGATTTAGATAGCCGAGCGAGAAGTTTTTACAGGTATAGCAGTCGCACGAGGGGTCGATCGGGGCGTTTTCAAGAGCGTGTTTTGATTGCTTGACGTTTATTTTGCCAAAACTTGTAAAAAGCGTCCCGTTGCGGGCGTTGCGCGTGGGCATTACGCAATCGAACATATCGATCCCGCGATCGATCCCCTCGATCAGGTTTTCGGGCGTTCCAACGCCCATAAGATAGCGGGGTTTGTCGTTTGGCAAAAGCGGCGCGGTAAAATCGATCGTTTGATACATCTCCTCCGCGCTTTCGCCCACGCTAAGCCCGCCGATCGCGAAGCCGTCGAAGCCAAAGCCGTTATACTCTAGCGCCGTCAGCTCCGCCGCGCTTTGGGCGCGAAAACGCCCGTTAGTCCCCCCTTGGACGATCGCAAAGAGGTTTTGCGTTAGCGCGACGCCGTTTTCTTGCGCCTTGCGGTGGTATTCGAGCGATTGGCGCGCCCACGCGCCGGTGCGATCGATCGACTCGCGTATGCGCTTAGGCTTTGCGGGCAGCGCGGGCAGATCGTCTAAAACCATCATAATATCGCTTCCTAGCGTATGCTGAACGGCTATTACCTTTTCGGGCGTGAAAAAATGAGCGCCGCCGTCGATATGGCTCCGAAACCGCACGCCCTCGTCGCTAATCTTCGCGCTTTTGAGACTGAAAGCCTGAAAGCCGCCGCTGTCGGTTAGGAATAATCCGCCAAATTTCGTCCAGCCGCGCAATTTTCCAAAACGCTCCGCCGCCTCCGCGCCCGGACGCAGATAGAGATGATATGTGTTAGCTAGGATAATTTGCGGGCGCAAAATCTCGTTTAGGTCGATCGCGTCCAGCGATTTGACCGCCCCCGCGGTGCCTACGGGCATGAAAACGGGCGTTTGGATCGATCCGTAAGCGCACTCGATCAGCCCCGCGCGGGCGGTTTTGCAGGTAGCCTCTAACGTAAAACGCATTAACTTTTTATCAATTCGTCAAACCGAGCGAGAATAAAAGGCGGGATCGCGAAAGCGGCGTTGTGCGTTTCCGTCGAGTAATAGCTCAGGTCGTCTAACATATCGGCTTTTTGCAATTTAAGGTCGGCGGTTGGGTGAAACCTGTCGGAGGCAAACACAAAACCGCTTACCGCCCCGTCTAGCGGCGCGAACGCGCTA
Encoded here:
- the tgt gene encoding tRNA guanosine(34) transglycosylase Tgt → MRFTLEATCKTARAGLIECAYGSIQTPVFMPVGTAGAVKSLDAIDLNEILRPQIILANTYHLYLRPGAEAAERFGKLRGWTKFGGLFLTDSGGFQAFSLKSAKISDEGVRFRSHIDGGAHFFTPEKVIAVQHTLGSDIMMVLDDLPALPAKPKRIRESIDRTGAWARQSLEYHRKAQENGVALTQNLFAIVQGGTNGRFRAQSAAELTALEYNGFGFDGFAIGGLSVGESAEEMYQTIDFTAPLLPNDKPRYLMGVGTPENLIEGIDRGIDMFDCVMPTRNARNGTLFTSFGKINVKQSKHALENAPIDPSCDCYTCKNFSLGYLNHLFRSGELTYYRLATLHNLRYYLNLMRRAREAILKSEWESFKNDFYAKRTR